The following proteins come from a genomic window of Eulemur rufifrons isolate Redbay chromosome 24, OSU_ERuf_1, whole genome shotgun sequence:
- the KIRREL2 gene encoding kin of IRRE-like protein 2, whose protein sequence is MPPPPPRQGTGVQPGRDPLLGPRCSGSQTPTGLGGPPPGEPGPASPIHARLGPEFLNGRGGSPGAAGAGRAGSGPPAKPLRDRGRAMGRRFRASGAAGKQTWGAPGVFWPGAERSAKGAPGRGGGRRASEEEVGRKASATANFVDLGRHALRMLVPALLVLFFCIRGRAGTSPHFLRQPEDLVVLLGEEARLPCALGAYEGLVQWTKDGLALGGERDLPGWSRYWISGNAASGHHDLHIRPVELEDEASYECQATQAGLRSRPAQLHILVPPEAPLVLGGPSVSLVAGVPANLTCRSRGDARPTPELLWFRDGIQLGGTTFYQTVLKEGTTGSMESTLSLTPSRRDDGATLVCRAQSQALPVGRDTAITLSLQYPPEVTLSAEPQTVQEGEKVTFLCQATAQPPVTGYRWAKGGSPVLGARGPMLEVLSDASFLTEPVSCEVSNAVGSANRSTALDVLFGPILLAKPEPVSVDVGGDASFSCAWRGNPLPRVTWTRRGGSQVLGSGPTLRLPSVGPEDAGDYVCRAAPGLSGLGGGAAEARLTVNAPPVVTALHSAPAFLSGPARLQCLVFASPAPEAVVWSWDEGFLAEGSQGRFLVETFPAPEGRRGPGPGLISVLHISGTQESDFSRGFNCSARNRLGEGGTRVSLDRRDLLPAVRIVAGVASAATTLLMVITGVALCCWRYGKGLWACSFSEQKNMVRIPGSSDGSSSRAPEEETSSREDQGPIVQTDHSDLVLDEEGALETKDPTNGYYKVRGVSVSLSLGEAPGGGLFLPPPSPLGPPGTPTFYDFNPHLGMIPPCRLYRARAGYLTTPHPRAFTSYIKPTSFGPPDLAPGTPPFPCAPFPTPSHQRLQTHV, encoded by the exons ATGCCGCCCCCTCCACCCCGGCAGGGCACAGGTGTCCAACCCGGCCGAGACCCCCTCCTGGGACCCAGGTGTTCCGGCTCCCAGACTCCAACTGGGCTGGGGGGCCCGCCCCCCGGAGAACCCGGCCCGGCGAGCCCGATTCACGCGCGCCTCGGCCCGGAGTTTCTCAATGGAAGGGGCGGGTCCCCCGgggcggccggggcggggcgAGCGGGATCCGGCCCCCCAGCCAAGCCGCTCCGAGACCGAGGGCGCGCCATGGGCAGGCGTTTCAGAGCGTCTGGGGCTGCGGGCAAGCAGACTTGGGGGGCTCCCGGAGTCTTCTGGCCTGGCGCCGAGAGGAGCGCGAAGGGGGCTCCGGGCCGGGGTGGTGGGAGGCGTGCTTCCGAGGAAGAAGTTGGCAGGAAAGCCAGCGCAACTGCAAATTTCGTGGACCTTGGGCGACACGCACTCAGGATGCTGGTCCCTGCCCTGCTTGTCCTCTTCTTCTGCATCAGAGGGCGCGCAG GCACGTCGCCCCATTTCCTGCGACAGCCTGAGGACCTAGTGGtgctgctgggggaggaggccCGGCTGCCTTGCGCTCTGGGCGCCTACGAGGGACTGGTTCAGTGGACCAAGGACGGGCTGGCTCTAGGGGGCGAAAGGGACCTGCCAG GGTGGTCCCGGTACTGGATATCAGGGAATGCAGCCAGTGGCCATCATGATCTCCACATTAGGCCTGTGGAGCTAGAAGATGAAGCATCGTATGAATGTCAGGCTACACAAGCAGGACTCCGCTCTCGACCAGCCCAATTGCACATACTAG TGCCCCCAGAAGCCCCCCTGGTGCTGGGAGGCCCCTCTGTGTCTCTGGTTGCTGGAGTTCCTGCGAACCTGACCTGTCGAAGCCGTGGGGATGCCCGCCCCACCCCTGAGCTGCTGTGGTTCCGAGATGGGATCCAGTTGGGTGGGACCACCTTCTACCAG ACTGTGCTGAAGGAAGGGACCACTGGGTCAATGGAGAGCACCTTATCCTTAACCCCTTCCAGACGTGATGATGGAGCCACCTTGGTCTGCCGAGCTCAGAGCCAGGCCCTACCTGTGGGGAGGGACACAGCTATTACACTGAGCCTGCAGT ATCCCCCAGAGGTGACTCTGTCTGCTGAGCCACAGACTgtgcaggaaggagagaaagtcACTTTCCTGTGCCAGGCCACAGCCCAGCCTCCTGTCACCGGCTACAG ATGGGCAAAGGGGGGCTCTCCGGTGCTCGGGGCCAGAGGGCCAATGTTGGAGGTCCTGTCAGATGCCTCGTTCCTGACTGAGCCGGTGTCCTGCGAGGTCAGCAACGCCGTGGGTAGCGCCAACCGCAGCACCGCGCTGGACGTGCTGT ttGGGCCGATTCTGCTGGCAAAGCCAGAGCCGGTGTCGGTGGACGTGGGGGGAGACGCCTCCTTCAGCTGCGCCTGGCGCGGGAACCCGCTCCCACGGGTAACCTGGACCCGCCGCGGTGGCTCGCAG GTGCTGGGCTCCGGGCCCACGCTGCGTCTTCCGTCGGTAGGGCCGGAGGACGCAGGCGACTATGTGTGCAGGGCTGCGCCGGGGCTCTCAGGCCTGGGCGGTGGCGCCGCGGAAGCGAGGTTGACCGTGAACG CTCCGCCAGTAGTGACGGCCCTGCACTCCGCGCCTGCCTTCCTGAGCGGCCCCGCTCGCCTCCAGTGTCTAGTTTTCGCCTCTCCCGCCCCAGAAGCCGTG GTCTGGTCTTGGGATGAGGGCTTCCTGGCGGAGGGGTCTCAGGGACGATTCCTGGTGGAGACATTCCCGGCCCCAGAGGGCCGCAGGGGACCGGGTCCAGGCCTGATCTCTGTGCTACACATTTCGGGGACCCAGGAGTCCGACTTTAGCAGGGGCTTTAACTGCAGTGCCCGGAACCGGCTTGGTGAGGGAGGCACCAGAGTCAGCCTGGACCGTAGAG ACTTGCTGCCCGCTGTGCGGATTGTGGCCGGAGTGGCCTCAGCAGCCACGACTCTCCTTATGGTCATCACTGGGGTGGCCCTCTGCTGCTGGCGCTATGGCAAGGGTCTGTGGGCCT GCTCTTTCTCAGAGCAAAAGAACATGGTGCGAATCCCCGGCAGCAGCGACGGCTCCAGTTCTCGGGCCCCCGAGGAGGAGACCAGCAGCCGTGAGGACCAG ggccccatTGTGCAGACCGACCACAGTGACCTGGTTCTGGATGAGGAAGGGGCTCTGGAGACCAAG GATCCAACCAATGGTTACTACAAGGTCCGAGGGGTCAGTGTGAGCTTGAGCCTTGGTGAAGCCCCTGGAGGAGGCCTCTTCCTgccacccccatctcccctcGGGCCCCCAGGGACCCCTACCTTCTATGACTTCAACCCGCACCTGGGCATGATCCCCCCCTGCAGACTGTACCGAGCCCGGGCAGGCTACCTCACCACACCTCATCCTCGAGCTTTCACCAGCTACATCAAACCCACATCCTTTGGACCCCCAGATCTGGCCCCTGGGACTCCCCCCTTCCCATGtgctcccttccccacacccagcCACCAGCGTCTGCAGACTCATGTGTGA